Below is a genomic region from Candidatus Saccharimonadia bacterium.
GCTAGGGTCGGACCCTACTCGCCACCACACCCAATTTCACCAACTCCACCTCATCCCCGTCCCGCCGCTTCCACTCCACCGAGCCCTGCTCCAGCGTGCGCTTGCTCACCGTCAACCGCAACGGCACGCCTATCAAATCCGCATCCGCGAACTTCGCTCCCGCCGGCGCGTCGCGGTCATCGTAGAGTACCTCCACACCAGCCCGCATCAGCTCGTCGTACAACGCATCGGCCGCCACCGTCACTGCATCATCCGCTCCCAGCCGCACCAAGTGCACCGCAAACGGCGCCACGCTTTCGGGCCACATTATGCCCTTCTCATCGTTATATTTCTCCACAATCACGCCCATCACGCGCGAAATCCCAATACCATAGCACCCAATCACCGGATACTGTTTCTGGTCGTGCTCATCCACAAACCCCAGATCAAACGCCTTGCCATACTTTTGCCCCAGGTCAAACACATTGCCTACCTCGGCACTTTTGGCTTCCTTAAGCTTATCCTTGCTACACCGCGGACACACATCGCCGGGCTTCACCTTGGCAATCTCATCCTCCACACAAAAGTCACAATTGTCGCAATAATAAATTACGTCTTCACCCGCATCGGTCAGCACCTCAAATTCGTAGCTCACCTTCTCGCTAAACGCACCCCCCGAAGCCTCCGTCACCTTGGCCGTCAAACCCAGCCGCTTGAAAATCCGCAGGTACGCCTCTTTCGCCTCTTTGTAAAATGCGTCAAAATCCGCCTGCGTGGTATGAAACGAGTACATATCCTTCATGAAGAACTCGCGCCCGCGCATAATCCCGCTCTTGGCCCGCAGTTCATCCCGGTACTTCCAATGAATCTGGTACACCTTCACCGGATACTGCTTATACGACTGCGCTCGACTCAGCACCAGCGGGCTCACCACCTCCTCCTCGCTCTGCCCCAAAGCATAGTCATTGCCCGTGCGGCTTTTGATCTTAAACAGCACGTCAATGCCGTCCCAACCGCCCGTCTTCACCCACGGCTCCTTCGGGTGCAATGTCGGCATCAAAATCTCCTCCGCGCCCAGCCCGTTCATCTCCTCGCGCACCACTTGCTCAATCTTGCGCAGCACCCGCAGCCCCAGCGGCATGTAGGTATACACCCCCGCCATCAACTGGTCCACAAACCCCGCCCGCGTCAGCAACTGGTAATTGAGGCTGTCGCCCTCTCCGGCCAGGGTTTTACTCGTCTTAAATAAGGTCTGTGATAATCTCATCAAAGTCTCTCCGTTATTAAAAAATCGCTCCCGCCAAACGCAAAAAATCACGTCTGACAAGAACGAGGCTATCTCGTGGTACCATCTTGTCTTCACCGAATCGCTTCGGCCTTAATTTCTCAGATCACGGTGAGGTCCGGCACGGCTCATCGCCGGCAGCTCCAGGGCGGGAGACCCATTCACAGCTTTGCAAGCAAAGTATCATGCCACCGCTACCGTGTCAAAATCTCTCATCAAATGCCTGCACCGTCCGCCGCAGCAACCCCAAATCTCGTCCCAGCTGCGCCCGCCCTTCGCGGGTAATCTCGTAATACCGCCGCCGGTCTCCCTGCGATCCCACCATCACCGTCACCAAACCATCCCCCGCCAGCCGCTTCACTGCCTTATAAACCGTCGCGTTCCCCGACGCCACCC
It encodes:
- a CDS encoding aminoacyl--tRNA ligase-related protein, which gives rise to MRLSQTLFKTSKTLAGEGDSLNYQLLTRAGFVDQLMAGVYTYMPLGLRVLRKIEQVVREEMNGLGAEEILMPTLHPKEPWVKTGGWDGIDVLFKIKSRTGNDYALGQSEEEVVSPLVLSRAQSYKQYPVKVYQIHWKYRDELRAKSGIMRGREFFMKDMYSFHTTQADFDAFYKEAKEAYLRIFKRLGLTAKVTEASGGAFSEKVSYEFEVLTDAGEDVIYYCDNCDFCVEDEIAKVKPGDVCPRCSKDKLKEAKSAEVGNVFDLGQKYGKAFDLGFVDEHDQKQYPVIGCYGIGISRVMGVIVEKYNDEKGIMWPESVAPFAVHLVRLGADDAVTVAADALYDELMRAGVEVLYDDRDAPAGAKFADADLIGVPLRLTVSKRTLEQGSVEWKRRDGDEVELVKLGVVASRVRP
- a CDS encoding helix-turn-helix transcriptional regulator, which produces MSREPRHGYELEAHVTNISRGRVASGNATVYKAVKRLAGDGLVTVMVGSQGDRRRYYEITREGRAQLGRDLGLLRRTVQAFDERF